A portion of the Oscillospiraceae bacterium genome contains these proteins:
- a CDS encoding AAA family ATPase, with the protein MAYTDDWESLMNGVFGAGGRVKFGSGAAQPDTKAKTGGLPDLNAALLEQQKQLDELLKKQDADTQTALANSRQMLRDMENDGLLAKGTADTKPEHLGSFEGLAAEVKKTVLGQDAFVDGVVRAMRRPFVLGTEAPAARNVILLSGAPGTGRHFALEETARIMAARGLLQSDKTAVLDLALYPDAGSEKLFLQDLYAALHAPGEILIFEHYESCYPGFLKTIADLATKGSAPLSSRYLVNKEGILVDAGTALAPGAVSRIDPCGKYLIFFSHKGREALADKFGAPFVSAVGDVCTTTAFAREDLAAMAAQELNALAQKVRTRLGLTLTAGADVRDYVAAQCSKEKGAAGLKLCCDRIFRALSEYCLQSDTALAGTVALTAVPEGLQFALNGAAPADLFSLLPTEYTGAVDEIRAELDALVGLAPVKDYVFGLADNLQVQQRRAAAGFKTASLSMHMIFTGNPGTGKTTIARLVAKYLKAIGALKGGQLVEVSRGDLVGRYTGHTAPLTNSVIQSALGGVLFIDEAYSLYRGEQDSFGLEAIDTLVKGMEDHRDELVVILAGYTKEMEVFLTANSGLASRFPNKVEFPDYTADELLDITTVLAKGKGYRLDEGCTFPLLGYYKRRQALDSRTAGNGRLARNTLEKAIFNQSRRLVAEPNAPLDLILPSDLEFDE; encoded by the coding sequence ATGGCATATACCGACGATTGGGAATCCCTTATGAACGGCGTATTCGGCGCAGGCGGGCGCGTGAAATTTGGTTCCGGAGCTGCGCAGCCGGACACAAAGGCAAAGACCGGGGGCCTGCCGGACCTGAACGCGGCCCTTCTGGAGCAGCAGAAACAGCTGGACGAGCTGCTGAAAAAGCAGGATGCCGACACCCAGACGGCGCTGGCAAACAGCCGTCAGATGCTGCGGGACATGGAGAATGACGGCCTGCTGGCCAAAGGCACCGCCGACACGAAGCCGGAGCATCTGGGCAGCTTTGAAGGGCTGGCCGCCGAGGTCAAAAAGACCGTGCTGGGGCAGGATGCCTTTGTGGACGGTGTGGTGCGGGCCATGCGGCGGCCCTTTGTGCTGGGCACCGAGGCCCCTGCCGCCCGCAACGTGATCCTGCTGAGCGGTGCGCCCGGCACCGGGCGGCACTTTGCGCTGGAGGAGACGGCCCGCATCATGGCGGCCCGCGGCCTGCTGCAGAGCGATAAGACCGCCGTGCTGGACCTGGCCCTGTACCCGGATGCCGGGTCCGAAAAGCTGTTTTTGCAGGACCTGTACGCCGCTCTGCACGCCCCCGGCGAGATTTTGATCTTTGAGCACTACGAGAGCTGCTACCCCGGCTTTTTAAAAACCATCGCCGACCTTGCTACCAAGGGCAGCGCACCGCTGTCCAGCCGGTATCTGGTCAACAAGGAGGGCATTCTGGTGGATGCCGGTACCGCGCTGGCACCCGGTGCGGTGAGCCGCATTGACCCCTGCGGAAAGTACCTGATCTTCTTCTCCCACAAGGGGCGGGAGGCGCTGGCCGACAAGTTCGGTGCGCCCTTCGTCTCGGCGGTGGGGGATGTGTGCACCACTACCGCCTTTGCGCGGGAAGATCTGGCCGCCATGGCGGCGCAGGAGCTGAACGCGCTGGCCCAGAAGGTGCGCACCCGGCTGGGGCTTACCCTTACCGCCGGGGCAGACGTGCGGGACTATGTGGCCGCCCAGTGCTCCAAGGAGAAGGGCGCGGCCGGTCTGAAGCTGTGCTGCGACCGCATCTTCCGCGCCCTGAGTGAATACTGCCTGCAATCCGATACGGCCCTTGCCGGCACCGTGGCCCTGACTGCCGTGCCGGAGGGGCTGCAGTTTGCCCTGAACGGGGCCGCCCCGGCAGACCTGTTCAGCCTGCTGCCGACGGAGTACACCGGTGCTGTGGACGAGATCCGCGCCGAGCTGGACGCGCTGGTGGGCCTTGCCCCGGTCAAGGACTATGTGTTCGGTCTGGCAGACAACCTGCAGGTGCAGCAGCGCCGCGCCGCCGCCGGGTTCAAGACGGCCAGCCTGTCCATGCATATGATCTTCACCGGCAACCCCGGCACCGGCAAGACCACCATCGCCCGGCTGGTGGCAAAGTACCTCAAGGCCATCGGGGCGCTCAAGGGCGGCCAACTGGTGGAGGTGAGCCGCGGCGACCTGGTGGGCCGCTACACCGGCCACACCGCCCCGCTGACCAACAGCGTCATCCAGAGTGCACTGGGCGGCGTGCTGTTCATCGACGAGGCCTACAGCCTGTACCGCGGCGAGCAGGACAGCTTCGGGCTGGAAGCCATCGACACCCTTGTGAAGGGCATGGAGGACCACCGCGACGAACTGGTGGTGATCCTGGCCGGGTACACCAAAGAGATGGAAGTGTTCCTCACCGCCAACAGCGGCCTTGCCAGCCGCTTCCCGAACAAGGTGGAATTCCCGGATTACACCGCCGACGAGCTGCTGGACATCACCACCGTGCTGGCCAAAGGCAAGGGCTACCGGCTGGACGAGGGCTGCACCTTCCCGCTGCTGGGCTACTACAAGCGCCGTCAGGCGCTGGACAGCCGCACCGCCGGCAACGGCCGCCTTGCCCGCAACACGCTGGAAAAGGCCATCTTCAACCAGAGCCGCCGCCTTGTGGCAGAGCCCAACGCCCCGCTGGACCTGATCTTGCCCAGCGACCTGGAATTTGACGAATGA
- a CDS encoding transcriptional regulator, giving the protein MPKQEGQKTKLLALLHIFEQKTDENHLLNVPQLVELLEQQGILAERKSIYSDIDTLCALGYDIQLRRGRGGGYWMASRAFELSELKLLVDAVQASKVISARTSKKLIRKLEALCSEYEGTQLQRQVYVDGRPKADSRTLLYSIDALHTAISAGRPVQFRYKNNSTWTVSPWQLAWEGGCYYLIAYQDEKDPANIRNYRVDRMSYVKVLDRPRRGKEAFAAFDLPSYLRKHFNMFGGPEYRVTLRCTADLEAAMRDRFGQDTLFLPEADGYFHFDVPVCVSDQFYGWVCGFGGKVEVTSPAEVRQGLHDMVQKLAEQHN; this is encoded by the coding sequence ATGCCCAAGCAGGAAGGACAAAAGACCAAGCTCCTGGCATTGCTGCACATCTTTGAGCAGAAAACCGACGAAAACCACCTGCTGAACGTGCCCCAGCTGGTGGAACTGCTGGAACAGCAGGGCATTCTGGCCGAGCGCAAGAGCATCTACAGCGACATCGACACCCTGTGCGCGCTGGGCTACGACATCCAGCTGCGGCGCGGGCGCGGCGGCGGCTACTGGATGGCCAGCCGTGCCTTCGAGCTTTCCGAGCTCAAGCTGCTGGTGGACGCTGTGCAGGCCAGCAAGGTCATCTCAGCACGCACCAGCAAAAAGCTCATCCGCAAGCTGGAGGCCCTGTGCTCCGAGTACGAGGGCACCCAGCTGCAGCGTCAGGTGTATGTGGACGGCCGCCCCAAGGCCGACAGCCGCACCCTGCTGTACAGCATCGACGCGCTGCACACGGCCATCAGCGCCGGGCGGCCGGTGCAGTTCCGCTACAAGAACAACAGCACCTGGACGGTCAGCCCCTGGCAGCTGGCTTGGGAGGGCGGCTGCTACTACCTCATCGCCTACCAGGATGAAAAGGATCCCGCCAACATCCGCAACTACCGGGTGGACCGCATGTCCTACGTCAAGGTGCTGGACCGCCCCCGCCGGGGCAAGGAGGCCTTTGCCGCCTTCGACCTGCCCAGCTATCTGCGCAAGCATTTCAACATGTTCGGCGGGCCGGAATACCGGGTGACCCTGCGCTGCACCGCCGACCTGGAAGCCGCCATGCGGGACCGCTTCGGGCAGGACACTCTCTTTTTGCCGGAAGCAGACGGGTACTTCCACTTTGATGTCCCGGTCTGCGTGAGCGACCAGTTTTACGGCTGGGTCTGCGGTTTTGGCGGCAAAGTGGAGGTCACCTCCCCCGCCGAAGTACGGCAGGGCCTGCACGACATGGTGCAGAAGCTGGCCGAGCAGCACAACTGA
- a CDS encoding prephenate dehydrogenase, with the protein MLDKTKRYLVVGLGLLGGKYALELTRAGFHVDGINRSEGHLQYALDHGYIASGKTHDFEDLVQQADHIIFGLYPTALLEWFKAYGPLLKPGCIFTDVSGVKTGLVEPVQAMCPAGVEFIASHPMAGRETSSVEHAAEVNFAPANFIITPTDKNTPEAIQWAKELAQVLGFKHICTLTVQEHDKMIGYVSQLCHAIAVSLMCANDNTSLCEYTGDSFRDLTRIARINDKMWAELFLWNKENLISEIDQFDAALREMRNALVADDRDKLEEMFRLSTQRRAAFDKKLP; encoded by the coding sequence ATGCTTGACAAAACAAAACGTTATCTCGTGGTGGGTCTTGGTCTGCTGGGCGGCAAGTATGCCCTGGAGCTGACCCGAGCCGGTTTCCATGTGGACGGCATCAACCGCAGCGAGGGGCACCTGCAATATGCCCTCGACCACGGCTACATTGCCAGCGGCAAGACCCATGATTTTGAAGATCTGGTGCAGCAGGCCGACCACATCATCTTCGGCCTGTACCCCACGGCCCTGCTGGAGTGGTTCAAAGCTTACGGCCCGCTCCTCAAGCCCGGCTGCATCTTCACGGATGTGTCCGGCGTCAAGACCGGCCTTGTGGAGCCGGTGCAGGCCATGTGCCCGGCAGGGGTGGAGTTCATTGCCAGCCACCCCATGGCAGGCCGTGAGACCTCCAGCGTGGAGCACGCTGCCGAGGTGAACTTTGCCCCGGCCAACTTCATCATCACCCCCACCGACAAGAACACCCCGGAGGCCATCCAGTGGGCAAAGGAGCTGGCCCAGGTGCTGGGCTTCAAGCACATCTGCACCCTGACCGTGCAGGAGCACGACAAAATGATCGGCTACGTCAGCCAGCTGTGTCACGCCATCGCCGTGAGCCTGATGTGCGCCAACGACAACACCTCGCTGTGCGAGTACACCGGTGACTCCTTCCGGGATCTGACCCGCATTGCCCGCATCAACGACAAAATGTGGGCGGAACTGTTCCTGTGGAACAAGGAAAACCTGATCAGCGAGATCGACCAGTTCGATGCGGCCCTGCGCGAAATGCGCAACGCCCTCGTGGCCGATGACCGGGACAAGCTGGAAGAGATGTTCCGCCTGTCCACCCAGCGCCGCGCTGCCTTCGACAAAAAGCTGCCGTAA
- the aroA gene encoding 3-phosphoshikimate 1-carboxyvinyltransferase: protein MLVTIHSSRPIGGSITAPPSKSMAHRAVLCAALATGSSHITNLEFSKDISATLAAAGQLCARVTTGPADAVVEGLGRFAPLTAPVDCCESGSTLRFLIPIASLTGQEVTFTGRGRLMERPQSVYETLYREQDLRFRQTSAGLTVEGALTPGEYRLAGNVSSQFISGLLFALPLLDGDSTLHLIPPVESRSYIDMTRAVQAAFGVTSRWLDGNTLALPGRQHYHPCDYAVEGDYSQAAFPAVLGAVCGGVTVTGLSPDTLQGDAVILDLLRRCGAQFTREGDTVTFAKAPLHGVDIDLADCPDLGPVLMVLGLLCEGTTVIRNAERLRLKESDRIAAMEAELRACGGVLESEGGTITVHGCAEHLHAPEGILHGHNDHRVVMSLAVLSAAAGLPLTVDDAEAIQKSWPNFFAAIRPLGVEVEYA from the coding sequence ATGCTGGTAACCATTCATTCTTCCCGCCCCATCGGCGGGAGCATCACAGCCCCGCCCAGCAAGAGCATGGCCCACCGGGCCGTACTGTGTGCGGCGCTGGCCACAGGCAGCTCCCACATCACGAATCTGGAATTCAGTAAGGACATCTCCGCCACGCTGGCCGCCGCAGGCCAGCTGTGTGCCCGGGTGACCACCGGCCCCGCAGATGCTGTGGTGGAAGGGCTGGGCCGGTTTGCTCCCCTCACTGCCCCGGTGGACTGCTGCGAGAGCGGCAGCACCCTGCGGTTCCTCATCCCCATTGCCAGCCTCACCGGGCAGGAAGTGACCTTTACCGGCCGTGGGCGGCTCATGGAGCGGCCCCAGTCGGTTTACGAAACGTTGTACCGGGAGCAGGATCTACGGTTTAGACAGACCTCTGCCGGTCTGACCGTGGAAGGTGCCCTCACACCAGGGGAATACCGGCTGGCGGGCAACGTGTCCAGCCAGTTCATCAGCGGGCTGCTGTTTGCCCTGCCCCTGCTGGACGGCGACAGCACCCTGCACCTCATCCCGCCGGTGGAGAGCCGCAGCTACATCGACATGACCCGCGCGGTGCAGGCCGCCTTTGGGGTGACCAGCCGCTGGCTGGATGGGAATACGCTGGCCCTGCCGGGCCGCCAGCACTATCACCCCTGCGATTACGCCGTAGAGGGCGACTACAGTCAGGCGGCCTTCCCGGCGGTGCTGGGTGCCGTGTGCGGCGGGGTGACCGTCACCGGCCTTTCCCCGGACACCCTGCAGGGCGACGCGGTCATTCTGGATCTCCTGCGCCGGTGCGGCGCACAGTTCACCCGTGAGGGGGACACCGTTACCTTTGCAAAGGCGCCCCTGCACGGGGTGGACATCGACCTGGCCGACTGCCCGGACCTTGGCCCTGTGCTCATGGTGCTGGGCCTGCTGTGTGAGGGCACCACCGTCATCCGCAACGCCGAGCGCCTGCGCCTGAAGGAGAGCGACCGCATCGCCGCCATGGAAGCCGAGCTGCGGGCCTGCGGCGGCGTGCTGGAAAGCGAGGGCGGCACCATCACGGTGCACGGCTGCGCCGAGCATCTGCACGCGCCGGAAGGCATTCTGCACGGGCACAACGACCACCGGGTGGTCATGAGCCTTGCGGTGCTGAGCGCAGCCGCCGGGCTGCCCCTGACTGTGGATGACGCCGAAGCCATCCAGAAGAGCTGGCCGAATTTCTTTGCAGCCATCCGGCCTTTGGGTGTGGAGGTAGAATATGCTTGA
- the aroF gene encoding 3-deoxy-7-phosphoheptulonate synthase, producing MIISTKKGTPKEELEKIVDKFEHQGLDVTLITGKDYNVFGLVGDTTKIDERDVLANPWIDNVTRVSAPYKRANRLFHPADSVIDCGGVKIGGKEKIAVMAGPCSIEGAEQALRIAQSVKAGGAALFRGGAYKPRTSPYSFQGLETEGILDMVKAREATGLPIVSELMSEDRIPEFEEYVDVVQIGARNMQNFQLLKAAGKMHKPVLLKRGLCNTIEEWIMSAEYIMAGGNEQVILCERGIRTFEKYTRNTLDLSAVPLIHEKTHLPVIVDPSHATGKANLVEPMMIAAVAAGADGLEVEVHYDPRHAWSDGAQCLTPDAFAQAMAKCRQVAWAIGRDM from the coding sequence ATGATCATCTCCACCAAGAAAGGCACCCCGAAGGAAGAACTGGAAAAGATCGTTGACAAGTTCGAGCATCAGGGTCTGGACGTGACCCTGATCACCGGCAAGGACTACAACGTGTTCGGTCTGGTGGGCGACACCACCAAGATCGACGAGCGGGACGTGCTGGCCAACCCCTGGATCGACAACGTCACCCGCGTGTCTGCCCCGTACAAGCGCGCCAACCGCCTGTTCCACCCCGCCGATTCGGTCATTGACTGCGGCGGCGTGAAGATCGGCGGCAAGGAAAAGATCGCCGTCATGGCAGGCCCCTGCAGCATCGAGGGTGCCGAGCAGGCTCTGCGCATCGCACAGAGCGTCAAGGCCGGCGGCGCGGCCCTGTTCCGCGGCGGTGCCTACAAGCCCCGTACCTCTCCCTACTCCTTCCAGGGTCTGGAGACCGAGGGCATCCTGGACATGGTCAAGGCCCGCGAGGCCACCGGCCTGCCCATCGTGTCCGAGCTGATGAGCGAGGACCGCATCCCGGAGTTTGAGGAGTATGTAGACGTGGTGCAGATCGGTGCCCGCAACATGCAGAACTTCCAGCTGCTCAAGGCCGCGGGCAAGATGCACAAGCCGGTGCTGCTCAAGCGCGGCCTGTGCAACACCATCGAGGAGTGGATCATGAGCGCCGAGTACATCATGGCAGGCGGCAACGAGCAGGTCATCCTGTGCGAGCGCGGCATCCGCACCTTTGAAAAGTACACCCGCAACACGCTGGACCTGTCTGCCGTGCCCCTCATCCACGAAAAGACCCACCTGCCCGTCATCGTGGACCCCAGCCACGCCACCGGCAAGGCAAACCTCGTGGAACCCATGATGATCGCCGCTGTGGCCGCCGGTGCCGACGGTCTGGAGGTGGAGGTGCACTATGACCCCCGCCACGCCTGGAGCGACGGTGCCCAGTGCCTGACCCCGGATGCCTTTGCACAGGCCATGGCCAAGTGCCGCCAGGTGGCATGGGCCATCGGCCGCGATATGTAA
- a CDS encoding 3-dehydroquinate dehydratase produces MKFLILNGPNVNLQRYSEPGMPGELDYNGMMDYVQSGCDQMGIETDVCQTNHEGDLIDEIQAAAGRVDGIVLNPGGYAHTSVAILDALRLCGVPAVEVLLTAPDEREPFRKTDVVSFGCQGHFIGQGPQGYLHACAYLAQLLRLDGSPQAHIVM; encoded by the coding sequence ATGAAATTTTTGATTCTTAACGGGCCAAACGTCAACCTGCAGCGCTACTCGGAGCCGGGCATGCCCGGTGAGCTGGACTACAACGGCATGATGGACTATGTGCAGTCCGGCTGCGACCAGATGGGCATTGAGACCGACGTGTGCCAGACCAACCACGAGGGCGACCTGATCGACGAGATCCAGGCCGCCGCCGGGCGGGTGGACGGCATCGTGCTCAACCCCGGCGGCTACGCCCACACCAGCGTGGCCATTCTGGACGCGCTGCGGCTGTGCGGTGTGCCTGCCGTGGAAGTGCTGCTCACCGCCCCGGACGAGCGGGAGCCCTTCCGCAAAACGGACGTGGTGTCCTTTGGCTGTCAGGGACACTTCATCGGCCAGGGACCCCAGGGTTACCTGCACGCCTGTGCCTATCTGGCCCAGCTGCTGCGCCTGGACGGCTCCCCCCAAGCCCATATCGTGATGTGA
- a CDS encoding shikimate dehydrogenase produces the protein MEYGLIGARLGHSYSKIIHEMLCGYKYDLCPLPTEEEARAFLTKRQFRAINVTIPYKKLVMEYCSYIDPRAKAIGAVNTVVNKNGLLYGYNTDYLGFAHLCDAHGVDFAGRTVLILGTGGTHNTTSAVARDKGAAKVLTVSRHPDPETGELSYAEAVRSGAQIVINTTPAGMYPNVGVCNLDVAAMPGLEAVVDVVYNPDKTELILRAEEAGVPVAVGGLEMLVAQAVYAAEYFLDRKFEDAPAEIRRITAALRRDTLNIALIGMPSSGKTTLGKLLAKQLGRTFVDLDDAIVKADGRSIPDIFAAEGEDGFRAKETEQTARFGKENRQLLSCGGGVVKRPENLRALHQNGVVLFIDRPVEALAVGGSRPLSSSMEALRTMEAQRRPLYRAAADAVVPNTGTLEDALRAAMEALDEIFDS, from the coding sequence ATGGAATACGGACTTATCGGGGCAAGGCTCGGCCACTCCTACTCCAAGATCATCCACGAGATGCTCTGCGGCTACAAATACGACCTGTGCCCCCTGCCCACCGAGGAAGAGGCCCGTGCCTTTCTGACCAAGCGGCAGTTCCGGGCCATCAACGTAACCATCCCCTACAAGAAACTGGTCATGGAATACTGCTCCTACATCGACCCCCGGGCCAAGGCCATCGGGGCCGTGAACACCGTGGTGAACAAGAACGGCCTGCTGTACGGGTACAACACCGATTACCTCGGCTTTGCCCACCTGTGCGACGCCCACGGCGTGGACTTTGCAGGCCGGACGGTGCTCATCCTTGGCACCGGCGGCACCCACAACACCACCAGCGCCGTGGCGCGGGACAAGGGTGCCGCAAAGGTGCTCACGGTCAGCCGCCATCCAGACCCGGAAACGGGCGAGCTGAGCTATGCGGAAGCCGTGCGCAGCGGTGCACAGATCGTCATCAACACCACGCCCGCCGGCATGTACCCCAATGTGGGGGTGTGCAATCTGGATGTGGCCGCCATGCCCGGGCTGGAAGCCGTAGTGGACGTGGTATACAATCCCGACAAAACGGAACTCATCCTCCGGGCCGAAGAAGCCGGGGTTCCGGTGGCCGTAGGCGGTCTGGAGATGCTGGTAGCACAGGCCGTGTATGCGGCCGAATATTTCCTGGACCGCAAATTCGAGGACGCCCCCGCCGAGATCCGGCGCATCACGGCGGCCCTGCGCCGGGACACGCTGAACATTGCCCTCATCGGCATGCCTTCTTCCGGCAAGACCACGCTGGGCAAACTGCTGGCAAAGCAGCTGGGCCGCACCTTCGTGGATCTGGACGACGCGATCGTCAAGGCCGACGGGCGCAGCATCCCGGACATCTTTGCCGCCGAGGGCGAGGACGGCTTCCGTGCAAAAGAGACCGAGCAGACCGCCCGCTTCGGCAAGGAGAACCGCCAGCTGCTGTCCTGCGGCGGCGGCGTGGTGAAGCGGCCCGAAAATCTGCGGGCCCTGCATCAGAACGGCGTGGTGCTGTTTATCGACCGACCGGTGGAAGCACTGGCCGTGGGCGGCAGCCGCCCGCTCTCCTCCAGCATGGAGGCGCTGCGCACCATGGAGGCCCAGCGCCGCCCGCTGTACCGGGCCGCCGCTGACGCGGTGGTGCCCAATACCGGCACGCTGGAGGATGCTCTGCGGGCCGCCATGGAGGCTTTGGATGAAATTTTTGATTCTTAA
- the aroC gene encoding chorismate synthase: MKNTFGSDLSLTIFGESHGWAIGAVLDGMAAGVPVDEAFVAACMDKRRARGDGLSTPRTEADAVQFLSGVVNGCTTGTAIALMVENQNTRSADYAKTADLLRPGHADYTAYAKYHGFQDARGGGHFSGRVTAALVAGGAVVLGALSRAGIDISTHIAACAGISDTRFALDDAAALAAQVEALADKPEGFAVLDPAVEEPMKAAIRAAGADGDSVGGLLETAILGLPAGIGEPYFDSVESKIAHLAFSIPAVKGIEFGTGFDFAGLRGSEANDAFRMTPEGAVVTASNHNAGINGGIANGMPVVFRTVVKPTPSIYKQQDTVDYLAKKNAELSIQGRHDPCIVPRAAIVQTCSAALAVADLLTARYGEAWMTHPTSFRKEDD; the protein is encoded by the coding sequence ATGAAAAATACCTTTGGCAGCGACCTTTCGCTGACCATTTTCGGCGAAAGCCACGGATGGGCCATCGGCGCCGTGCTGGACGGCATGGCCGCCGGGGTCCCGGTGGACGAAGCCTTTGTGGCCGCCTGCATGGACAAACGCCGCGCCCGGGGCGACGGTCTTTCCACCCCCCGCACCGAGGCAGACGCCGTGCAGTTTTTGTCCGGCGTGGTGAACGGCTGCACCACCGGCACCGCCATTGCGCTGATGGTGGAAAACCAGAACACCCGCAGCGCCGATTACGCCAAGACCGCCGACCTGCTGCGCCCCGGCCACGCCGATTACACCGCCTATGCCAAGTACCACGGGTTTCAGGATGCCCGGGGCGGCGGGCACTTTTCCGGCCGGGTCACCGCCGCCCTCGTGGCCGGCGGTGCCGTCGTGCTGGGTGCGCTGAGCCGGGCCGGTATCGACATCTCCACCCATATCGCCGCCTGTGCAGGCATCTCCGACACCCGCTTTGCGCTGGACGATGCCGCTGCGCTGGCCGCACAGGTGGAAGCCCTGGCCGACAAACCGGAGGGCTTTGCCGTGCTGGACCCCGCCGTGGAGGAGCCCATGAAGGCTGCCATCCGCGCCGCCGGGGCTGACGGCGACAGTGTGGGCGGCCTGCTGGAGACCGCCATCCTCGGCCTGCCCGCCGGGATCGGTGAGCCGTACTTTGACAGCGTGGAAAGCAAGATCGCCCATCTGGCCTTCTCCATCCCCGCCGTCAAGGGCATCGAGTTCGGCACCGGGTTCGACTTTGCCGGGCTGCGGGGCTCCGAGGCCAACGACGCCTTCCGCATGACGCCGGAGGGGGCCGTGGTCACCGCCAGCAACCACAATGCCGGCATCAACGGCGGCATCGCCAACGGCATGCCCGTGGTGTTCCGCACGGTGGTCAAGCCCACTCCCAGCATCTACAAGCAGCAGGACACCGTGGATTACCTCGCCAAAAAGAACGCCGAGCTGTCCATTCAGGGCCGTCACGACCCCTGCATCGTGCCCCGGGCCGCCATCGTGCAGACCTGCTCCGCCGCACTGGCGGTGGCCGACCTGCTCACGGCCCGCTACGGCGAAGCCTGGATGACCCACCCCACCAGCTTCCGCAAGGAGGACGACTGA
- the aroB gene encoding 3-dehydroquinate synthase, producing MSEFIGTKLTMNLGERSYDIIIKSGSLENLYQFARLDRRVAVVTDSGVPAQYAQRVADQCKDARIITVPQGEASKSFKILESVLRQMLDFGMGRGDLVVAVGGGVVGDLAGFAAATYMRGIDFINCPTTTLSMIDSSIGGKTAVDLGDTKNIVGAFWQPKLVIVDPDTLSTLPRRHYINGLAEAVKASLLADPELFAIFEKGDIDAQIGEIICRSLRFKKGIVEQDETEQGMRKALNFGHTIGHGIEAVKGIKGRRTVGLFHGECVALGMLPMIESKALQKRVRAVYRRLGLPVRTTYNKEKVLTEMLHDKKAQGGQITVIKVPGLGCWRAETIPVEGLRPLLGMED from the coding sequence ATGAGCGAATTTATCGGAACCAAACTCACCATGAATCTGGGCGAGCGCAGCTATGACATCATCATCAAGAGCGGCTCGCTGGAAAACCTGTACCAGTTTGCCCGGCTGGACCGCCGGGTGGCCGTGGTCACCGACAGCGGCGTGCCCGCCCAGTACGCCCAGAGGGTGGCCGACCAGTGCAAGGACGCCCGCATCATCACGGTGCCCCAGGGTGAAGCCAGCAAGAGCTTTAAAATTCTGGAAAGCGTACTGCGCCAGATGCTGGACTTCGGCATGGGCCGGGGGGACCTGGTCGTGGCCGTGGGCGGCGGCGTGGTGGGCGACCTGGCCGGTTTTGCAGCTGCCACCTATATGCGCGGCATCGACTTCATCAACTGCCCCACCACCACCCTTTCCATGATCGACTCCTCCATCGGCGGCAAGACCGCCGTGGACCTGGGCGACACCAAGAACATCGTGGGTGCTTTCTGGCAGCCGAAGCTCGTCATCGTGGACCCGGACACCCTGTCCACCCTGCCCCGCCGCCACTACATCAACGGCCTGGCCGAGGCGGTCAAGGCCAGCCTGCTGGCCGACCCGGAGCTGTTCGCCATCTTTGAGAAGGGCGACATCGACGCCCAGATCGGCGAGATCATCTGCCGCAGCCTGCGGTTCAAGAAGGGTATCGTGGAGCAGGACGAGACCGAGCAGGGTATGCGCAAGGCGCTGAACTTCGGCCACACCATCGGCCACGGCATCGAGGCCGTCAAGGGCATCAAGGGCCGCCGCACCGTAGGCCTGTTCCACGGCGAGTGCGTGGCGCTGGGCATGCTGCCCATGATCGAGTCCAAGGCCCTGCAGAAGCGGGTGCGTGCGGTGTACCGCCGCCTTGGCCTGCCTGTGCGCACCACCTACAACAAGGAAAAGGTGCTGACCGAGATGCTGCACGACAAAAAGGCCCAGGGCGGCCAGATCACGGTGATCAAGGTGCCGGGTCTGGGCTGCTGGCGGGCCGAGACCATCCCCGTGGAGGGGCTGCGTCCCCTGCTGGGCATGGAGGACTGA